TCAATTTTTAGTCTTTAGGAGCCACATGGCTTTGgactttaattattttaaaatttttgaattcCAAAGAATATTATCTTACTTAATAAACCGGCTAGTTGGTGGATTTATCTAGGTCAATATGCATTCCGAGAATTGAGTTCGTGAGTTGGATACCAATTAAGAGTTATATTTTGTGGTCGGTCATGTGTTAGGTTTTGATCCAATTTACTTGTGGTTAGGTGGGTGCGCGTGAGATTGACAGTTTGGTCAGACCACAGCTTAGACTCGCATCGGATATAAAAAAGGTAAACCTGATATTTATCTCTGTTACCTACATAATATATTGATATAAAATATGACGTGGCAATACAATGCCAATCAGCGCCCACTGTATCTCTGGCCGCTTCTTCACTGTACCCACAGAGATGTCTGTGTTAAGAAAACTCTGCTGTACACCCTCCATCCATTATATGTAAAACCGCTACACAGAACTAATTCTCAGCATTTTCCATTAGCTAGCTTCGTAGAGAAATAACGCTCTTGAACTGAGAAAGGTCACTTTTGAGAAGCCTCTATTATTTGTGACTATGCTTTTCAAATCAAGCTTTTTAAAGGAATACAATGCTTTGGCTTAATCAAGAACTCCAATTTCAATTCATAAAACCCAACCCAGTTGGCTTAAAATCCAGAAACCGTGTATCCACCATCAACACAAATGATCTGCCCAGTTATATACGAAGCCGCTGGAAGACAGAGGAATGCCACCAGAGATGATACCTCCCAAGGGTCTGCCTTGCGGCTGATCGGAGTCCGAGATACAGCTCCCATATAAGCCTTTCCCGTATCAAGATCCATAACCTGAAACGGTatgaatttatcaaaatttATACAAGTGAATTTGTTCCTGGGATTTCAAATTGTGATGAGAAGTGAGTCTCTGTTTCTGGGATATTTACACGTTCTTGATTCATAATTGTTGTTCTGACACCCCAGGGTGCAACACTGTTTGTGCGAATCTCGTCCTTTGCCCATTCACATGCCAAGCTCCTGGTCATTTGGTTTATTGCACCTGAATAAACCCCAGATTTGAACTTTGTGGTGTGGATCCGTGTAGCATTGGAAGCATAAGATGTGTAGCATACCTTTTGTTGCTGCATAAACAGAGGTTTTTGGAAGAGCGATAATGCCTCCAATGGATGAGATGAATACAATACTTGCATTCCCAGAAGCTTTCAACAGAGGATATGCAAGTTGACAAAAATGAAGAGGAGACTCAACATTGCTACCCATCATCATTGCATAATCCTCTTGAGTATAGTTTCTGTAATCTTTTAGTGTTACCGTTGCAGCATTGTTTATCTGGGACAGGACAACGTAGATGGATTTGGTCATTGTTAGATTTTGGGGGCGAGCTCAAGTTATATGCGCCTAAAACGGGTTTTTGAACACAAGTGGATGAGGTTCATCCACGTGTATATTAAAGCCACACACAAACACAGGGGCGAAGCCAAGACTTTGTATGAGGAAAATTGCATTGATAGACAAAGGATTTTATATTGGGGTAGACAAAGTGAAGCGGGATCCGCTGCCCCgggaattttttttggattatctattaattatacattcGAAAGTACAAAATAATTGTCACATGTCTTCTTATTTCAACTATGAGAATGATTTTTTATAACTAGGaggtctaaattgaaaattcagggaTCTTTTATGTAAATTAGTATATAATTAgggtattaaaaaaattttagggGGGTCAGCTGCGCCCCTTGGGTAAGGGTAGCTTCGCCCCTGCACAAACACCCTTgtttttccgatgtgggacttctGGTGCCCGTGTGGTTGTGCTCCAACAGTCATGCACAAAATCCAGGACAAACAGTAGAGTTTCTGGTTATTTGGGATGTAATTACTTACAAAAATGTTGAGCTTGCCATCAAAAACAGAAGAGACAGTCTGGATCAGCTTCTCTCTCTGGTCTCTAGAATTCAGGTCACAAACTGAACCACTTACTTGAAACCCCTTAATCTTCCATTCTTGTATCCTCTCATTGAGCTGATTCTGGTTACGGGAACAAGTGTGCACTTTTGCTCCAAATCCTGCCAGCTCTTCTACAGTGGCATAtctaatacatacatatatgcagAATCAAAAATACGAAATTGAATATCGACATTTATGGTTAGATCGCCTAGAAAGATGAGAGATGGGtagattgagagagagagagagagtagaaacCCAATGCCTCTAGTGCCACCAGTGACAAGGGCAGTCATGCCCTTCAGAGACCATCTTTGTTCCCTGCGACGCTGCTCTTGCTCTGCCATATTTCCTCCAACTGGCTCCAACCACTCTTCTTTCAATGACTATAAGTAGACAAGAAGTTCTCGATGCCTGGCCGGCTAAGAAAGATCTTTAGGCATAGAAAGCTCCATCAAACAGAAACAGACCGGCCTTTCTTGGCTAATAACGATTCCCACGTCTCTGTCTTTGtttatgaaaagaaaagaatattctTGTAGAGGTGAACTGGGCCTTCAACATGTCGTTAACTGGGCCAATACTGCCTATTTGGGCGGTCCACATTTAGCCTGGGTGGATTGAAATGACTGGGCCTGTAGGCCCTTTACAGTTCTTAGAAGAGCTCAAAAGGGCCGGTTCTTTCTAAATTCTATCTTCAAAAGGCTCACTTCTAACATTAAGTAAGCGGTTCAAGGCCCAATCCGAAtaactttcttccttttttaaactttcctttttttcaaaaccatttttaatatttataaggaacacattattattattttctgtaTTTATCAATCACAATCGAACAAAGGTATCACTACAAGCAACAAGGAGATCCTGCTTGTCTCTGCTTTTCTATTTCATATACTTTTGATCTCtctaattaatttaatcaagAAAGTAGACAGTGATATATAACCAAATCCCTCATGGATTGTTGTCTTTTCTCTGTGATTAGATTAATTAGCAGAAAATTTAAATCAGTCAAATGGTTGAACCAAAGTCTTCTAATGACAATTAAAACTCTAAAAATAAGTTTGTCTAATTAGAGTCATGCATGACCTCTAATTAAGTACTGCATGGACTTTGAGCTGAGACTCAGTGCAAACCACTTGAAAAATAATTGAATCAGTTAAAAATCGAATTCCTGACATCGGGCGAGATTCTTTACGTCCCAAGTCCGAAGAAATAACCAGCTAAGCTATCACTAAGTGGTTAAGTACTGCATGGACACTTCTTCACATTCTTGTAACGAACATCCTAATCTCAATAACTAAATCAGGGTAGTTAATAACATAAACTAAATTAGGATAAGTACTAATCGTGCTTGAATTGGAgatcaaacaaaataaaagttaaCATAAGTAGGGCATGAAAGACTAACCCTAATATATGTCTTTCAGATTAGGTCAGGAAGGTCATGATATCTACTTGTAATAATCtatatttataattatcaaTTATGTGAAGGTTGTTGtattatattataaatatatataaacactaGTTGCACCTAAATTTGTCCTCCTTTGGtttaaataataacaataagtTTGAATGATATGACCTTGTAGGACACTTGTTTCCCAAAATAATAAACTATATTATGGTATAGGAAAAATACATGATGATTATCAAACATATTTAAGCAAACCGCTGATTAAGATTTCAAGGGTATCTTGCTTAATTATTGGGCAAGGTATTTTACAAGGATAGATCTTACACAAACTCTGATGTTTCAATTGTGACAGTAACATGCATATTCTCCAGTCtttaatgttaaaaaataattgagtTATTTGAAAATTCTAATTAAGGGAGGGAGATGACCCCTGCAATATCTTCCTGGTCACCAAGAGTGTCATATcatacccatatatatatatatataacgttgttgtaaagtattttttttttaatcaaatacGAGATCAAAATACAAGTCGATCtttttgaacattcaatatgaACTTAAAATTTGGACCGTCATGTGCCCGCATACATATACGTTTTCCACAAGTAATCAGACATACCAATTTTCCGTATCAAACAAGTTGTGGATGAAGATATTTTTTATGGAATCTCTAAGGAAAAGACAACCTTACtgtcattaattaatttaataagaAAGAAATTTTAGTTTCTAtgttatgaattatgattaaTGATAATGTAACTAAGCTGTATGTCTCAtcttctttgtctgattctttGGAACTACTGGAGTGAATCTGGAAGTATATGATTGATCTAAGCAGGAAGACAGACTTTCTCAGAACAtacttacatacatacatacatataaatatatctttCTGTTTTTGCTaaatccaaacaaacaaaaggatTCAGACAAAAAGATCGACCCATCATAttaaactattttatttttacactAGGATAAATTCGCTATCGTTGACTACATATATGGACTGACTTTCAGGAAAATTCAGAGAATGTACCCTTCAGTaaagattaaaaacaaaaaaaaaaaattcaaacttttgtaagaaaaatcaagattaTTTAAGTTTGCAAGCAAAAAGATTTTCTTCATCCTCAATTTGTGTTTGCATGGAAAGATAGAATGTATGAGCTTTCGttttttatattgaaaaaaatgaatttatctAGAAGGTTAAAAGGATTGACATATATACAAGAGCTCCAGTCCAAGTATAATCTTTAAACTCTTGTTACATACGTGTATGTTCTTTGGGGATCGGATGAGAAGACATTTTCTATAATGCAAAATCAGTATTTTCAACTAATCCATAGGTATTAGATACAGATAAACCACAAGATATTATTGGACTTCCAACGCTTGAAATGACATCGTACAAGTTTGTCAGCCCGTGTTCACATGcacaagtttctcacatgaGGACAAGATAAGTAGGATAAAAGCTTAGCGTGTGGCCACAATGATATTGCTTTCAGTGGCCCAATGTATATACGGGAATCAGACAACCCAAATCGAACAATATTGTCGGTGTGTATGGGGGTTTGGATTTATAACATGATATTGGAGCAATTCAGTTCAGTTGGACATGacatctactccacttgttgggtctgacataacccaatccataagtgcgggggagtgttaagtctcacatcgaaagatgtggggaCTAATGCCTTATAAATAATGACCAACCTCACCCTTAACCACTAACAAGACATTTTCTTAGGCTTGAGTAGGTTGGGCTTAGTTCACTTGTTTGGAcctaaagagaaacaaagtcgtgcgggcctAATGTATTTACAGAAACCGAACAAcccaaaacagataatattgttggtgtggatttacaatagACACATAGATGACACCTGAATATATGGGACTGTGTGGACAAGTACATTTTATGTCATCAAGCATACTTTGGCTTACAATTTTATGCAGCACCGCTCACGTGATACACAACAGTCACATACAGGTCTCTGCTTGTCTTAAGCAAATCAAGTGACTCTCTGGGCCGTGCATATACTTTATCAATATCAATGTCTTAGCATATTTGTTGTGCACTGTTTAGGACTGATGCCTTATGAAACAATATagaaacacacacaaacacacatatatatacacacagaaaAGCACTGTAGGGGAAAAGTTCTGATATCACATTTTGTGGTTTAATGTGGCAAATACATATGCCAGAGATGATGAATCAACGTGCCCCATATTTGAAACTGGACTTGTTCAAGTAGATATATATTTCAGTCAGAAGGTCAGTTTGTCCGCAAGCACCTTCGAATAAAGCTGAAGACAGGCTCTCATGAGGACCCACATCACTGTCCGAACGATTGTTCCTGCTCTCAATACACAACAAGAGAAAGcaaaataaagtataattaatCCATATACAGTGCCTCCATTTCAGCCCAAAACAAGGGTAGCTCAAGAAACGGCAGCAAAGGTAGAGTACCAACCaattcaccttccgaaacatctCTCTTTGAATTACCTTataattttcttctctctcttataaCTTCCATATACCATCTAGGGCTTGCAGATATCTAGCTTCAATTacctttgaaattttaattcaaaTGGAGCAGGCAAGGTACTGGATGTGGACTAAGCATAAACCAAGTTTGAGTACTTCTTCACATCTCCAAGCATCGACCGCCGCGATCGATGATTCTTCATGGGAAGAACAAGCTTTTGCAGAAGATGCATCTGGACCTCTTGGAGGGTGTATATGGCCTCCAAGGTCTTATTCTTGCAGCTTTTGTAGAAGAGAATTCAGATCAGCACAAGCTCTAGGTGGTCACATGAATGTCCACAGGCGAGACAGAGCTAGACTAAAGCAATCTCCAAGTCATGACCATCCACCACACCATGAAATTCTTCAACAAGATCGACCTCATAATCATCAAAACCACCAATATTTCAATTACCTTCCAAGTACTTCTCATTATTCATCATCTATAGGGTTTCCATACCCATCTCAGATTTGTACTTTGGTTtgtaaccctaaccctaatctTGATCCAATGAATATTCTTCCTTCACCATCGTCACCTTCTACAATTTCAGCTCCACTACTTGCTCAAGAGAATTGTAGCGAACGcaattttttcccttcaaaGTCTCCAAAAACATCCCCTCCACCGCGGTCGGATTCAAGGACTATTGAAAAGGAGAGAAATTCAAGAATTCAAGCATCTGGATACAAGAGCAAGGTGGAGTATTTGAAGACGGATTTGTCGGTGAGTTTGAATTTGGTTGTTCGAAGAACTTGTCCCAGCTTATCGGACGGACAAGAGGAGGCGGACATGGCGGGGTGCAAGAGAAGGCGAAGCGATCATCATGCATCTCCATTGCCTTTTTTCCTCAAGAGAAGAGCAGTTGATGTGCAATATGTACAAGGTGGAGATAAGTGTGACTTCATTAGCCCTACCTCCAGGGATGACTTAGATCTTGAACTCAGGCTCGGTGACCCTCCTAAGGTAAagtagacatatatatatccaGATTAACCAtgagttctatatatatatgaacgtATAGTACTATGGCTCTTTCTTGCTTGATGTATTCCTGCTTTGATCCCCACTGATGTGTGTTTGAGGTTACAACCTCTTTATTTACTTTGAATTGGATGGCgtgaatatatagatatatttatAAGCCTTGTTGAAATCACAAAGTTCATGAACAAAAGCATATTACAATCAAAATGCGTAGGCAGTAGTTGATGTTAattgttgtcttttttttcatatagatttttcttttgttgaatgGGTTAAATTCGTAGATATTAACAAAGGAAGCAATTTAAATCTAACCTATCGAGATCGATAATCCCTACGCCTTTCTTGTTCAATTGATTGGCCTTTTCACAGTTTCACCATCtttctctttttaaaaatatagatatatatttgaTTTGTCTTGATGAATGGATACATCCGTTTTTCTATTCCttgctacacatttatgattggTTCTTCTtacaatcaatcaaatattGGTAAGTTACATTCTAATTTATACCAAAAACTTGTTTTCAAATTACGTAGATCACATTTTTCGATTCAAATATACTATTCTGATTGTAGACGTCAAAATTTGTTGTCTAATACTTAAAATGAGAATGTCTGTGATCTGCATGGCTCTCAGAGACAGAGATTAGCAGATATCACGAgcatataactatataagcCTAGTTTTTAAGGAGTAAAATAAACTGACTACAAACTACAAAGGGTGCATGGGAGATGGTGAGCACCTTTTCCCATTCAGTACCTCACTGACATTCCATCACATAACACGAAATATACAAAACAAACAGATGAGTCTTCAAAGGGCATGTGAAGTCAAATGCCTCACAACATAGATTACCTTTTCTCTTGTACTATTTACATCATCATTCATTAGACATGCATGTTATATCCTCTCCCTCGCATAACTCCATCATCTGCTTCTGTACttgtctcctctctctctctctctctctctctctctctctctctctctctctctctctatgtgtatatatatatatatatatatatatattactcacAATCCCTCCAAAATTGGCACCTAAACACCGGGAATCACTCCCATTATTTAATCACAAAGGGAATATTATTACATCACAATTTCACAAGAGCTATCTACCCTCCTTTTGTTTCTTCCCTTGTATGTTTAACAATTAGCTATTAAGTATACAATAATCCAAACCCTCTtaaaagtaataataataaatcctaTATATACGCTtaaacaatatatatgtataaagtaCAAAACTATAAATTCCCTATTTGAACCCTAACCCTAGGTGCAATCATCCTGGGTTGCTTTCTATGCAGAAGCCATATACCCATATATATGGAATTTCGAAACCAACTAACCCCCTTGACTTTAATGGGTTTCCAAAATAACTTAGAGAAGTGGACTTGTAACGAAAGGAATTTAAGTCGTACCCAACAAATAATTTCCACAAAAGACTAAGAATTGAAGGCTGTCTTAATGATTTTGAGGGGAGTTTGTCCTTTGTACATGTGTGTGTCTCTCTCTGTACAAGTTTTGATTTGTACGATGCATGATGCATGCATGTGTTCTAGAGAGGAAAGTGAGATTGTTTGCATTGGCTTCTACGAAGTCATACATCTGTGTAAAGGAAGCTTTAAAGGTGATTGGTTGAGGTTTGTCTTGTATTAGGGTTAATTTATGAGTTGAATATATAGGTCTGTTGAATAACAGCTAACGAGGTCTCTGCAATGTACACAGAGAGATCAGTGAGAGAGCCAGAGAGGTGAGTGAATTAATTATAACTATAAGTGAAGTTTTTGGGAGGCAGTGGGCAGGAGTGCACATGGGAATGAAATGTCGCTTAAGGAGTTTTAGTTAATAAAGAATTGAGCGAGGGAATGGTGAGTTATTCCAAGGCTTGCATTGTTGCAATGGGGTTTCTCTGTTTAGGTAATTTTATAATACCAAAATTATTGTTTAAAGAATGAGAATATATCAGAGAATAATTTGCAGAGTAATTGGGTTGGTACTAATTGGCTGTTTGCTTGCAAGTTATTGTTTATAATTGTTTTGACAACTAATAAGGGTATCTTTCCATGGGAAGCAGCTAGCTCCACCAGTCTCACAAGCACA
The window above is part of the Tripterygium wilfordii isolate XIE 37 chromosome 3, ASM1340144v1, whole genome shotgun sequence genome. Proteins encoded here:
- the LOC119995073 gene encoding tropinone reductase homolog isoform X1, with amino-acid sequence MAEQEQRRREQRWSLKGMTALVTGGTRGIGYATVEELAGFGAKVHTCSRNQNQLNERIQEWKIKGFQVSGSVCDLNSRDQREKLIQTVSSVFDGKLNIFINNAATVTLKDYRNYTQEDYAMMMGSNVESPLHFCQLAYPLLKASGNASIVFISSIGGIIALPKTSVYAATKGAINQMTRSLACEWAKDEIRTNSVAPWGVRTTIMNQERVMDLDTGKAYMGAVSRTPISRKADPWEVSSLVAFLCLPAASYITGQIICVDGGYTVSGF
- the LOC119995073 gene encoding tropinone reductase homolog isoform X2, translated to MAEQEQRRREQRWSLKGMTALVTGGTRGIGYATVEELAGFGAKVHTCSRNQNQLNERIQEWKIKGFQVSGSVCDLNSRDQREKLIQTVSSVFDGKLNIFINNAATVTLKDYRNYTQEDYAMMMGSNVESPLHFCQLAYPLLKASGNASIVFISSIGGIIALPKTSVYAATKGYGS
- the LOC119984550 gene encoding zinc finger protein 10, which produces MEQARYWMWTKHKPSLSTSSHLQASTAAIDDSSWEEQAFAEDASGPLGGCIWPPRSYSCSFCRREFRSAQALGGHMNVHRRDRARLKQSPSHDHPPHHEILQQDRPHNHQNHQYFNYLPSTSHYSSSIGFPYPSQICTLVCNPNPNLDPMNILPSPSSPSTISAPLLAQENCSERNFFPSKSPKTSPPPRSDSRTIEKERNSRIQASGYKSKVEYLKTDLSVSLNLVVRRTCPSLSDGQEEADMAGCKRRRSDHHASPLPFFLKRRAVDVQYVQGGDKCDFISPTSRDDLDLELRLGDPPKVK